In a genomic window of Streptomyces koelreuteriae:
- a CDS encoding ATP-binding protein, which yields MNHATHQPWPGLGSPGFLGSRYGTDFTLGEHSARHLRRILRVYLVAWEMSELCDPACLALTELVANVVRHTDDRRAAVLMTRRPDGRGVRVEVTDTCPRPPLSTAVDEVAELAEGGRGVLIVEAVTDRWGWDPLPDRPGKTVWFECELKAAQDEHGSIG from the coding sequence ATGAATCACGCAACCCACCAGCCCTGGCCAGGACTTGGCTCCCCGGGCTTCCTGGGCTCCCGATACGGCACCGACTTCACGCTGGGTGAGCACTCCGCCCGGCATCTGCGCCGGATCCTCAGGGTGTATCTCGTCGCCTGGGAGATGAGCGAGCTGTGCGACCCGGCCTGTCTGGCGCTCACCGAGCTCGTCGCCAACGTCGTACGCCACACGGACGACCGGCGCGCCGCGGTGCTGATGACGCGTCGGCCGGACGGGCGTGGGGTGCGGGTGGAGGTGACGGACACCTGCCCGCGCCCGCCGTTGTCCACAGCTGTGGACGAAGTCGCCGAACTTGCGGAAGGCGGGCGCGGCGTGCTGATCGTCGAGGCGGTCACGGACCGGTGGGGGTGGGATCCACTGCCCGACCGGCCCGGGAAGACCGTCTGGTTCGAGTGTGAACTGAAGGCGGCGCAGGACGAACACGGGTCAATCGGGTAG
- a CDS encoding helix-turn-helix domain-containing protein, whose amino-acid sequence MGERDDPGTIGRRVQRLRVERGLTQRQLAEPVYTPAYISTLESGRVRPSDEALRHLSDRLGVAFDELATGRSARLVTELRLRLTEAQRTLAVGEAEAAAEQYAELLVEAETHGLAAEQAAALLGLGECAVETGELVAGREYFERAEACLAGAPLPARVPALRGRAVAHYLAGELRYAVYLLESALDELNRGGLHDPDALLLLYASVIGPYMDMGAHARAAQAAEFALALAPQSGDPALVARMHRSVARTLVAEGRLAEADASLAKAAELYRGLQIRTELANCHWMRGYVYAQDGQLERAEAELRKALGMLTAKRAALYSSQVAVELADVLHRRDKSDEAAALLHGVLDDLSPERGAVHSAAAHRLLGIIAEDARRTEDAEEHYVRALSLLERAGAAGDLADLCRLLGDLLRRTGRVEAALDAYRTGLGHRTAPGTTTLGPAPAQPPL is encoded by the coding sequence GTGGGGGAGCGTGATGATCCGGGGACGATCGGACGCCGGGTGCAGCGGTTGCGTGTGGAACGCGGACTGACGCAGCGGCAATTGGCGGAACCTGTGTACACACCGGCCTATATCTCCACGCTGGAATCGGGCCGGGTGCGGCCCTCCGACGAGGCTCTGCGGCATCTCTCCGATCGGCTCGGTGTCGCCTTCGACGAGCTGGCCACCGGGCGTTCGGCGCGGCTGGTGACCGAGCTGCGGCTGAGGCTGACGGAGGCGCAGCGCACGCTCGCCGTCGGGGAGGCCGAGGCGGCGGCGGAGCAGTACGCCGAGCTGCTCGTCGAGGCCGAGACGCATGGGCTGGCCGCGGAACAGGCCGCCGCGCTGCTCGGGCTCGGCGAGTGCGCGGTGGAGACGGGCGAGCTGGTGGCGGGGCGGGAGTACTTCGAGCGGGCCGAGGCGTGTCTGGCCGGGGCGCCGCTGCCCGCCCGGGTCCCGGCCCTGCGCGGCCGGGCGGTGGCGCACTATCTCGCCGGTGAGTTGCGGTACGCCGTCTACCTGCTGGAATCCGCCCTCGACGAGCTGAACCGCGGCGGCCTGCACGACCCCGACGCGCTGCTGCTGCTCTACGCCAGCGTCATCGGGCCGTACATGGACATGGGCGCGCACGCCCGCGCCGCCCAGGCGGCCGAGTTCGCGCTCGCCCTCGCCCCGCAGTCCGGCGATCCGGCCCTGGTCGCCCGGATGCACCGGTCCGTCGCCCGCACCCTGGTCGCCGAGGGCCGTCTCGCCGAGGCCGACGCCTCGCTGGCGAAGGCCGCCGAGCTGTACCGCGGCCTGCAGATCCGCACCGAGCTCGCCAACTGCCACTGGATGCGCGGCTACGTGTACGCCCAGGACGGTCAACTGGAGCGCGCGGAAGCCGAGTTGAGGAAGGCCCTCGGCATGCTGACGGCCAAGCGCGCCGCCCTCTACAGCAGCCAGGTCGCCGTGGAACTGGCCGACGTACTCCACCGGCGCGACAAGTCCGACGAGGCCGCCGCCCTGCTGCACGGCGTCCTCGACGATCTCTCCCCCGAGCGCGGCGCCGTCCACTCCGCCGCCGCCCACCGCCTCCTCGGCATCATCGCCGAGGACGCCCGCCGCACCGAGGACGCCGAAGAGCACTACGTCCGCGCCCTGAGCCTCCTGGAACGAGCGGGCGCGGCCGGCGACCTGGCCGACCTGTGCCGACTCCTGGGCGACCTGCTGCGGCGGACCG
- a CDS encoding AAA family ATPase: MTSDAPWRIFRGDGEPRGIDGLPPAPPWRRFGDGPRSGTRAAPYLISAKDADVVNAALHLRRPLLVTGQPGTGKSSLARAIAHELQLGDVLHWPVNSRSTVSEALYRYDAVGRLRETALNRDREREEPPIGTFVRLGPLGTALVPRTEPRVLLVDELDKGDVDLPNDLLTVFEEGEYEIPELARLPEDQSVVDVLSADPDTRITVTRGRVRCDEFPVVVITSNGERDFPPAFLRRCVRLELPPPDSRRLREIVSAHLGDTAAADVEDLLQVFLSRQQRGGLATDQLLNAVFLRAGGVDLDADGLLDAVLHRLGGTI; encoded by the coding sequence ATGACATCCGACGCACCCTGGCGGATCTTCCGGGGAGACGGCGAACCCCGGGGCATCGACGGTCTTCCGCCCGCTCCGCCCTGGCGCCGCTTCGGCGACGGCCCGCGCTCCGGCACGAGGGCGGCCCCTTACCTCATCTCCGCCAAGGACGCCGATGTCGTCAACGCCGCCCTGCACCTGCGCCGCCCCCTGCTCGTCACCGGCCAGCCCGGCACCGGCAAGTCCTCCCTGGCCCGGGCCATCGCGCACGAACTACAACTCGGGGACGTACTGCACTGGCCCGTCAACAGCCGCTCCACCGTGAGCGAGGCCCTCTACCGCTACGACGCCGTGGGCCGGCTGCGCGAGACCGCCCTGAACCGGGACCGGGAACGCGAGGAGCCGCCGATCGGCACCTTCGTCCGGCTCGGCCCCCTGGGCACGGCGCTGGTGCCCCGGACAGAGCCGCGTGTCCTGCTCGTCGACGAACTGGACAAGGGCGACGTCGACCTCCCCAACGACCTGCTGACGGTGTTCGAGGAGGGCGAGTACGAGATCCCCGAACTGGCCCGGCTCCCCGAGGACCAGTCCGTCGTCGACGTGCTGTCCGCCGACCCCGACACCCGGATCACGGTGACCCGGGGGCGGGTCAGGTGCGACGAGTTCCCCGTCGTGGTGATCACCAGCAACGGCGAACGCGACTTCCCGCCCGCGTTCCTGCGCAGGTGCGTACGGCTCGAACTGCCGCCGCCCGACAGCCGACGCCTGCGGGAGATCGTCTCGGCCCACCTGGGCGACACCGCGGCAGCCGATGTCGAGGACCTGCTCCAGGTCTTCCTGAGCCGCCAGCAGCGCGGCGGACTCGCCACGGACCAGCTGCTCAACGCGGTGTTCCTGCGCGCCGGCGGGGTGGACCTGGACGCCGACGGGCTCCTGGACGCCGTACTGCACCGGCTGGGCGGGACCATCTGA
- a CDS encoding CU044_2847 family protein, which translates to MTQYAELLLDDSTVIRLELSPVGGPQAAGQESGQGEYEEHEELPDGIQGSEPVGRLRDAARVLVGGTVRGVLSPLGPLLREVHATVTSVDAPPQEFSVEFGLQLGQDLKLGIVGVNSASSLKVSATWRPVPDPVVTAAAGQGTVV; encoded by the coding sequence ATGACTCAGTACGCGGAGTTGTTGCTGGACGACAGCACGGTGATACGTCTCGAGCTGTCGCCGGTCGGGGGACCGCAGGCCGCAGGCCAGGAGTCCGGCCAGGGGGAGTACGAGGAGCACGAGGAACTGCCGGACGGCATCCAGGGTTCGGAGCCGGTCGGCCGACTGCGTGATGCCGCGCGTGTCCTCGTCGGCGGGACCGTGCGCGGTGTGCTGAGCCCGCTCGGCCCGCTGCTGCGGGAGGTCCACGCCACCGTCACCTCGGTGGACGCCCCGCCCCAGGAGTTCAGCGTCGAGTTCGGCCTGCAGCTCGGGCAGGACCTGAAGCTCGGCATCGTGGGCGTCAACAGCGCGAGCAGCCTCAAGGTCTCGGCGACGTGGCGGCCCGTCCCCGATCCCGTCGTGACGGCCGCGGCCGGCCAGGGCACCGTCGTCTAG
- a CDS encoding DUF397 domain-containing protein: MGISKDLTNARWRKSSYSGNTGGECIEVAALTLGLAMRDSKNPEAGILTLSPEAYSAFVTYVRA; the protein is encoded by the coding sequence ATGGGGATCAGCAAGGACCTGACCAACGCGCGGTGGCGTAAGTCGTCGTACAGCGGCAACACGGGCGGCGAGTGCATCGAGGTCGCTGCCCTCACCCTCGGCCTGGCCATGCGCGACTCCAAGAACCCCGAGGCCGGGATTCTCACCCTCTCTCCGGAGGCCTACTCCGCCTTCGTGACGTACGTCAGGGCCTGA
- a CDS encoding helix-turn-helix domain-containing protein, whose amino-acid sequence MPNIRRLDPTASPLDYFGSELRRYRESAGLSQKELGDCIFCTNSLVGQIETAHKVPTREFAERADAALMTDGSFSRLVGLVLRSQLPAWFQQFAELEARAECISTYQAQMIYGLLQTEEYARAVLATGMPDKLDELVAARMERQRILAREKPPMAWVILDEAALHRPIGGREVMRRQLQHLLSFADRRWARIQVLPYEAGEHASLIGSFTSLRFDDDPEIIYTEDLISGHMTANPDTVREAAFRYAHLQAAALSVKDSAALINRVMEERYGDQQGPDQRAVA is encoded by the coding sequence ATGCCCAACATCCGCCGCCTCGACCCCACCGCCTCGCCGCTGGACTATTTCGGCTCCGAGCTCCGCCGCTACCGCGAGAGCGCGGGGCTGTCCCAGAAGGAACTGGGGGACTGCATCTTCTGCACGAATTCTCTCGTCGGCCAGATCGAAACGGCCCACAAGGTCCCGACCAGGGAGTTCGCGGAGCGTGCGGATGCGGCGCTGATGACGGACGGGAGCTTTTCGAGGCTCGTGGGGTTGGTGTTGCGCAGTCAGTTGCCTGCGTGGTTCCAACAGTTCGCGGAGTTGGAAGCGCGGGCGGAGTGCATCTCGACGTACCAGGCACAGATGATCTACGGACTTCTCCAGACGGAGGAGTACGCCCGTGCCGTGCTCGCGACAGGTATGCCGGACAAGCTCGATGAGTTGGTCGCCGCCCGCATGGAGCGCCAGCGCATCCTGGCTCGCGAAAAGCCGCCGATGGCCTGGGTGATCCTGGACGAGGCCGCCCTGCACCGGCCGATCGGCGGACGCGAGGTCATGCGTCGGCAACTCCAGCACCTGCTCAGCTTCGCCGACCGCCGTTGGGCGCGGATCCAGGTGCTGCCCTACGAGGCAGGGGAACACGCCAGCCTCATCGGGTCGTTCACCAGCCTGCGCTTCGACGACGACCCGGAGATCATCTACACCGAAGACCTCATCTCCGGCCACATGACGGCCAACCCTGACACTGTCAGGGAAGCCGCGTTCCGTTACGCTCACTTGCAGGCTGCAGCCCTCTCCGTAAAGGATTCGGCAGCACTGATCAACCGCGTGATGGAGGAGCGTTATGGGGATCAGCAAGGACCTGACCAACGCGCGGTGGCGTAA
- a CDS encoding VMAP-C domain-containing protein, with translation MPWFSPPGPSRPATVSVFPPSGGRKCVGAGVLLPGSRVLTAAHVVNLALGRENEYDAAHPGKETVLRVRVGGHWQNARVKVWIPVRERTELRWKGDLAVLELPDGVPPNLVPPPWRPVSEGLPVCAWHPAGPAEFSLARCKVVAVEAEFTYAVVDGGDTGATIQHGYSGGPVWCDEDRAVVGMVVGKVKGDEARAHHPDQVRRRSWFLPTQRVREELASAGAAHLLDTPHDTDEPDTSSEAFDLADILNRKVDSAKELARSGRVVAKKCGLGHPRDRSAPSVEEFARVLLTHPRALAELTQVLSAKPGAVAELLEVGARIPQCALLTHAERGRLDALLASLPHHIVATVPALVLDALPDIDLPDPLQTDADWLDADTVEAPLAALLDQLERNRRAPATERSHSPLLPALVCLVLHVAAVAPAPHADALVGWSTKVVRRTQGHQAALDERLAHARELTRRLRARQQNAPRLLVRVRRVDGEGDNCRFTLRMWRRETTTWQRVRIDERQARDTAETAGKIFTAASVLWRTGSLPIVELLLDRADLDLNPHWWKAPGPLNTHRALGVEFPVVFTCPELVEQGSDAEFLRERKKRLHRGVLVRIDASVTSLDEVYGRLAGEMNAVGAVIGEVEPAFRELVVQYCLAAGMPVVLFGRGEKGWSQAVSRLARVAPAALPNVVREYRRDAFNEPAVHLGRPVLAWCDDIGPPPEDLYLDDPSEELA, from the coding sequence TTGCCGTGGTTCTCCCCGCCGGGCCCGTCCCGCCCGGCGACCGTGTCCGTGTTCCCGCCCTCCGGGGGCAGAAAGTGCGTCGGCGCCGGCGTCCTGCTGCCCGGCAGCCGTGTCCTGACCGCCGCGCATGTCGTCAACCTGGCCCTGGGCCGGGAGAACGAGTACGACGCGGCCCACCCCGGCAAGGAGACCGTCCTGCGCGTGCGCGTCGGCGGACACTGGCAGAACGCCCGGGTCAAGGTCTGGATACCCGTCCGTGAACGGACAGAGCTGCGCTGGAAGGGCGATCTGGCCGTACTCGAACTGCCGGACGGCGTGCCGCCGAACCTCGTACCGCCCCCGTGGCGGCCGGTCAGTGAGGGGCTGCCCGTCTGCGCCTGGCATCCGGCAGGGCCGGCCGAGTTCTCCCTGGCCCGGTGCAAGGTGGTGGCCGTCGAAGCGGAGTTCACGTACGCCGTCGTGGACGGCGGCGACACCGGAGCGACCATCCAGCACGGCTACAGCGGCGGCCCGGTCTGGTGCGACGAGGACCGGGCCGTCGTCGGCATGGTCGTGGGGAAGGTCAAGGGCGACGAGGCACGGGCCCACCATCCCGATCAGGTCCGCCGCCGCAGCTGGTTCCTGCCCACCCAGCGCGTCCGCGAGGAACTCGCCTCCGCGGGCGCCGCGCACCTGCTCGACACCCCGCACGACACGGACGAACCCGACACCTCCAGCGAGGCCTTCGACCTAGCGGACATCCTGAACCGGAAGGTGGACAGCGCCAAGGAGCTGGCCAGGTCCGGACGCGTGGTGGCGAAGAAGTGCGGTCTGGGCCATCCGCGTGACCGATCCGCGCCCTCCGTGGAGGAGTTCGCGCGCGTCCTGCTCACCCATCCTCGTGCCCTGGCAGAACTCACGCAGGTGCTGTCCGCGAAACCCGGCGCCGTCGCCGAACTGCTGGAGGTGGGCGCCCGGATCCCGCAGTGCGCGCTGCTCACCCACGCCGAACGCGGGCGCCTGGACGCGCTGCTGGCGTCCCTGCCCCACCACATCGTCGCCACGGTCCCCGCGCTCGTCCTCGACGCCCTCCCCGACATCGACCTGCCCGACCCCCTGCAGACCGATGCCGACTGGCTGGACGCGGACACCGTCGAGGCCCCGCTGGCGGCGCTGCTCGACCAGTTGGAGCGCAACCGCCGCGCCCCCGCGACCGAACGGTCCCACAGCCCGCTGCTCCCCGCCCTGGTCTGCCTCGTCCTCCATGTGGCAGCCGTGGCACCCGCCCCGCACGCGGACGCACTGGTCGGATGGAGCACCAAGGTCGTCCGGCGGACCCAGGGGCACCAGGCCGCGCTCGACGAGCGGCTGGCGCACGCCAGGGAACTGACCCGCCGGCTGCGGGCGCGGCAACAGAACGCACCGCGGCTGCTGGTACGCGTGCGAAGGGTCGACGGCGAGGGGGACAACTGCCGTTTCACCCTGCGGATGTGGCGCCGCGAGACCACCACATGGCAGCGCGTCCGCATCGACGAGCGGCAGGCCCGCGACACCGCCGAGACGGCCGGGAAGATCTTCACCGCCGCCTCCGTGCTGTGGCGGACCGGGAGCCTTCCCATCGTGGAACTGCTCCTGGACCGTGCCGACCTGGACCTGAACCCGCACTGGTGGAAGGCTCCGGGCCCGCTCAACACCCATCGGGCCCTGGGCGTGGAATTCCCCGTGGTCTTCACCTGTCCGGAGCTGGTCGAGCAGGGCAGCGACGCGGAGTTCCTCCGGGAGCGGAAGAAGCGCCTGCACCGAGGGGTCCTGGTGCGCATCGACGCGTCGGTCACCAGTCTCGACGAGGTCTACGGACGTCTGGCGGGCGAGATGAACGCCGTGGGGGCGGTCATCGGCGAGGTCGAGCCCGCCTTCCGCGAGCTGGTCGTTCAGTACTGCCTCGCGGCCGGCATGCCCGTGGTGCTGTTCGGGCGGGGCGAGAAGGGCTGGTCGCAGGCCGTGAGCCGACTCGCACGCGTCGCCCCGGCGGCGCTGCCGAACGTGGTGCGCGAGTACCGCCGGGACGCCTTCAACGAACCGGCCGTCCACCTCGGCCGGCCCGTGCTGGCCTGGTGCGACGACATCGGACCTCCCCCCGAAGACCTCTACCTCGACGACCCCTCGGAGGAGCTCGCATGA
- a CDS encoding DUF397 domain-containing protein → MERDAQWRRSSYSGSSGGECVEVADLGVLGVGVRDSKNPGGGVLTVSSEAYVALKDWATMAAKA, encoded by the coding sequence ATGGAGCGCGACGCGCAGTGGCGTAGGTCGTCGTACAGCGGGAGCAGCGGCGGCGAATGCGTCGAGGTCGCCGACCTCGGGGTGCTCGGGGTCGGGGTGCGGGACTCCAAGAATCCCGGGGGCGGGGTCCTCACTGTTTCTTCGGAGGCCTACGTTGCCCTGAAGGACTGGGCGACGATGGCTGCCAAAGCGTAG
- a CDS encoding SAV_2336 N-terminal domain-related protein: MPEDSAGCGLRLVLDLLADCGVTLSQEELLDTLWLARQLTGSPESLPLQRDATPSVAAPPTLDVPDRRRPHLSPGGRAGLYGAPRLERRPEPESASSVPEPERPRPAAMPQADEKRAMPLRVPEAKALVDELLIGRVLRPLKQSRPSTSRYDFDEEATVHALAETGLPDVVLRPAPERWLDLALVVDDGMSMLLWQRLATELHALLRRAGAFRMIRAYGLHTRGHEVHLRGRPFSAEANRIPTDLIADPTGRTLVLLVSDGVGRAWRDGRMHSTLNGWARCGPTAVVHALPTRMWGGSGLRSQRWRVTSERRGSANTEWGVADPVLPPHMVSFRGVPVPVLEPAPAALAAWVRLVASPASSATLPLLAAPGSSGARPVDTGLPRLRRFHAAASPEAYRLAAHLAGVAPLSLPVMRLVQAAIPWADTANLAEVFLGGLLRPLPGPPGESLPPQHQLFDFDGDIGNILLNAVPLADVVETGRTVSARLELLAGRSPEFPAWLAHPEGTERIPSSTRAFAAIGPRLAARFGVGSLERRMGSVWRPLRSGDPWRIGPYTVHARGVDDGLCRKFLGRDADGTEVVVVTADGQFVRRLSAEELALRRIGGGCAPRLVASGLDDDPPWIAETPPHSPDGIPAEPLSTVLARGDLEPDAALELARNLCEAVDTSHREGLAHGDLTQETVRCLGRTVILTDWFRSSYDSEHGIDRDITALGTLLERLITFAPEDLGELRELIEACHSALRGFRPTAGRLAELLAARLGMQGDDGKLVAAMDARARTELIRTRVRTCRRIAVVGLPGASGKSTTAALLATVFATERYGGTIVVDADPGVGTLGFRVNENRGRGMTALTQTLRRFQNADLLEQNTRLLEPFLSTMRAGAHVLTDLIGLPAPDPAYVQRVYDLLQQEYEILITDSHSPDLDENKHAVLGPAHQLVVVAESMRSLTMPRAHEYFSRLLGLGYKELLSRSIIVLSMGMPDRRQTPDPSGIVDRPTELRQLCRAIVSIPHSPYLANAGEADLSALDHELRDAYYALAAIVAQSFRAT, translated from the coding sequence ATGCCCGAGGACAGTGCGGGGTGCGGGCTCCGGCTCGTACTGGACCTGCTCGCCGACTGCGGGGTCACCCTCTCCCAGGAGGAACTGCTCGACACCCTGTGGCTGGCGCGGCAGCTGACCGGCTCACCCGAGTCCCTGCCCCTCCAGCGGGACGCCACGCCCAGCGTCGCCGCTCCCCCCACCCTCGACGTTCCCGACCGGCGCAGGCCTCACCTGTCCCCCGGAGGCAGGGCCGGACTGTACGGCGCCCCACGGCTGGAACGGCGACCGGAACCGGAATCCGCCTCGTCCGTGCCCGAACCGGAGAGGCCGAGGCCGGCCGCGATGCCCCAGGCCGATGAGAAGCGGGCGATGCCGCTGCGCGTGCCCGAGGCCAAGGCACTGGTCGACGAACTGCTCATCGGACGCGTCCTCAGGCCCCTGAAGCAGTCGCGCCCCAGCACCTCGCGCTACGACTTCGACGAGGAAGCCACCGTGCACGCCCTGGCGGAGACAGGGCTGCCCGATGTGGTGCTGCGGCCGGCTCCGGAGCGCTGGCTCGACCTCGCCCTGGTGGTCGACGACGGCATGTCCATGCTGCTGTGGCAGCGTCTCGCGACCGAACTGCACGCCCTGTTGCGCAGGGCGGGCGCGTTCCGCATGATCCGCGCCTACGGGCTGCACACCCGGGGCCACGAAGTCCACCTGCGCGGACGGCCCTTCTCGGCCGAGGCGAACAGGATCCCGACGGACCTGATCGCCGACCCCACGGGCCGGACCCTGGTCCTGCTCGTGAGCGACGGTGTGGGCCGGGCCTGGCGCGACGGGCGTATGCACAGCACGCTGAACGGCTGGGCGCGTTGTGGGCCGACGGCCGTGGTGCACGCGCTGCCGACGCGCATGTGGGGCGGTTCGGGGCTGCGCTCCCAGCGCTGGCGGGTGACCAGCGAGCGGCGCGGCTCGGCCAACACCGAGTGGGGCGTGGCCGACCCGGTACTGCCGCCGCACATGGTGTCCTTCCGCGGGGTCCCCGTACCGGTGCTGGAGCCCGCGCCGGCAGCGCTCGCCGCCTGGGTACGGCTGGTGGCTTCCCCGGCCTCGTCCGCGACGCTGCCCCTGCTGGCCGCTCCCGGGTCGTCGGGGGCCCGGCCCGTGGACACGGGGCTGCCCCGGCTGCGGCGCTTCCACGCGGCTGCCTCCCCGGAGGCCTACCGGCTCGCGGCACACCTGGCCGGTGTCGCCCCGCTGTCCCTTCCGGTGATGCGGCTGGTGCAGGCGGCCATCCCCTGGGCGGACACCGCGAACCTCGCCGAGGTGTTCCTCGGCGGGCTGCTGCGTCCGCTTCCCGGGCCGCCGGGCGAGTCCCTGCCGCCGCAGCACCAGCTCTTCGACTTCGACGGCGACATCGGGAACATCCTGCTCAACGCCGTGCCGCTGGCCGATGTCGTGGAGACCGGGCGGACCGTGAGCGCCCGCCTGGAACTCCTGGCGGGCCGCTCCCCCGAGTTCCCGGCCTGGCTCGCCCATCCCGAGGGCACCGAACGCATCCCGTCCTCGACCCGGGCCTTCGCCGCCATCGGCCCCCGGCTGGCGGCCCGCTTCGGCGTCGGCAGCCTGGAGCGGCGCATGGGGAGCGTCTGGAGGCCGCTGCGCTCGGGCGACCCGTGGCGCATCGGGCCGTACACGGTGCACGCCAGGGGAGTCGACGACGGGCTGTGCCGCAAGTTCCTGGGGCGGGACGCGGACGGTACGGAGGTCGTCGTCGTCACGGCAGACGGGCAGTTCGTGAGGAGGCTGAGCGCCGAGGAACTGGCTCTGCGGCGCATCGGCGGCGGGTGCGCTCCCCGGCTGGTCGCCAGCGGCCTCGACGACGACCCGCCCTGGATCGCCGAGACCCCTCCCCATTCACCGGACGGCATCCCGGCCGAGCCGCTCTCCACGGTCCTGGCGCGCGGAGACCTCGAACCGGATGCCGCCCTGGAACTGGCCCGGAACCTGTGCGAGGCGGTGGACACCAGTCACCGCGAGGGCCTGGCGCACGGGGACCTCACCCAAGAAACCGTGCGGTGCCTGGGCCGGACCGTGATCCTGACGGACTGGTTCCGGTCCTCCTACGATTCGGAACACGGCATCGACCGGGACATCACGGCGCTGGGGACGCTTCTCGAGCGGCTGATCACCTTCGCCCCCGAGGATCTCGGTGAGCTCCGGGAACTCATCGAAGCGTGCCATTCCGCCCTCCGGGGATTCCGGCCGACGGCGGGGCGACTGGCGGAACTCCTGGCCGCCCGGCTGGGCATGCAGGGGGACGACGGCAAGCTCGTCGCCGCGATGGACGCGCGGGCCAGGACCGAACTGATCCGCACACGGGTCCGCACCTGCCGCCGGATCGCCGTCGTCGGGCTGCCCGGAGCCAGCGGCAAGAGCACCACAGCCGCCCTGCTGGCCACGGTGTTCGCCACCGAGCGGTACGGCGGGACCATCGTGGTGGACGCCGACCCCGGCGTCGGCACCCTCGGATTCCGGGTGAACGAGAACCGGGGCCGGGGCATGACGGCTCTCACTCAGACCCTCAGGCGATTCCAGAACGCCGACCTTCTTGAGCAGAACACCCGCCTGCTTGAACCCTTCCTGTCCACGATGCGAGCGGGCGCGCACGTCCTGACAGACCTGATCGGCCTGCCCGCCCCGGACCCGGCGTACGTCCAGCGGGTCTACGACCTGCTGCAGCAGGAGTACGAGATCCTGATCACCGACTCGCACTCCCCGGACCTCGACGAGAACAAGCACGCCGTCCTGGGCCCTGCGCATCAGCTGGTCGTCGTGGCCGAGTCCATGCGGTCTCTGACGATGCCGCGCGCGCACGAGTACTTCAGCCGCCTGCTGGGACTCGGCTACAAGGAACTGCTGTCCCGGAGCATCATCGTCCTGTCGATGGGGATGCCCGACAGGCGGCAGACGCCCGACCCCTCGGGCATCGTCGACCGGCCCACCGAACTTCGCCAGCTGTGCCGGGCCATTGTGTCGATCCCCCACAGCCCGTACCTGGCCAACGCGGGAGAGGCCGACCTCAGCGCACTCGACCACGAACTCCGGGACGCCTACTACGCTTTGGCAGCCATCGTCGCCCAGTCCTTCAGGGCAACGTAG